One genomic region from Anguilla rostrata isolate EN2019 chromosome 2, ASM1855537v3, whole genome shotgun sequence encodes:
- the LOC135248833 gene encoding desumoylating isopeptidase 1-like has protein sequence MDQHNTTNTVKLYVYDMSRGMARQLSPIMLGKQLDGIWHTSIVIFGDEFFYGGEGITSCPPGGTMLGEPNSIVDLGSTEVTEDIFMEYLSSLGEATYRGDNYRLFEHNCNTFSNEVAQFLTGSKVPAYITDLPAEVLSTPFGQALRPLLDSISIAPPGGNVINGHYGQR, from the exons ATGgaccaacacaacacaacgaATACTGTCAAACTGTACGTTTACGACATGTCAAGAGGAATGGCTCGTCAACTCAGTCCCATCATGTTAG ggAAACAACTGGATGGAATATG GCACACCTCCATTGTCATCTTTGGAGACGAGTTCTTCTATGGGGGAGAAGGAATAACCAGCTGCCCGCCG GGTGGGACGATGCTGGGTGAGCCGAACAGCATTGTGGATTTGGGAAGTACGGAGGTGACGGAGGACATTTTCATGGAGTACCTTTCCTCTCTTGGGGAGGCCACGTACAG AGGGGACAATTACCGACTGTTTGAGCACAACTGCAACACCTTCAGTAACGAGGTGGCCCAGTTCCTGACAGGAAGCAAAGTCCCCGCCTACATCACGGACCTGCCAGCGGAGGTGCTCTCCAC GCCCTTTGGTCAAGCActgcgccctctgctggactCCATCAGCATCGCTCCTCCTGGGGGCAACGTCATCAACGGGCACTACGGGCAGAGGTAG